One Streptomyces fagopyri DNA window includes the following coding sequences:
- a CDS encoding DUF4287 domain-containing protein produces MSQVFSQETHRNLLARIPHCTGREISDWLRTVDEGPALFRFEEKVSWLRAEHDLAYGHAKAIIHEYDLRRAARKLL; encoded by the coding sequence ATGTCCCAAGTGTTCTCGCAGGAGACCCACCGGAATCTGCTCGCCCGCATCCCCCACTGCACCGGTCGTGAGATCTCCGACTGGCTGCGCACCGTCGACGAAGGCCCCGCTCTCTTCCGTTTCGAGGAGAAGGTCAGCTGGCTCCGCGCCGAGCACGACCTCGCGTACGGCCACGCCAAGGCGATCATTCACGAGTACGACCTGAGGAGGGCCGCGCGCAAACTTCTCTGA
- a CDS encoding Bax inhibitor-1/YccA family protein: protein MRSSNPVFSRRGFSRDNGYAGFNAAPQAGGPAVGTQANPYAQQGGNPYAQNPYAQQGQQYGAPPQAPVTTGRMTMDDVVMRSAMTLGTVTVGAVLAWALLPVSSTSYGLAIGSALVAFVLAMVQSFKRKASPALILGYAAFEGVFLGVISEMYNERWSGAPFQAVLGTMAVAGATLLVYKAGWIRVTARYARIGMAIAIAFVVVMAVNLLLVAFGVAGDGGLRSMGPLGAIVGILAILIGAFFLTLDFKQIEDGIAYGAPREEAWLAAFGLTMTLVWIYVEMLRLVAIFSSND, encoded by the coding sequence ATGAGGAGCAGCAACCCGGTCTTCTCGCGACGGGGGTTCAGCCGCGACAACGGCTACGCGGGATTCAACGCGGCGCCGCAGGCCGGGGGACCCGCTGTCGGCACGCAGGCCAACCCGTACGCGCAGCAGGGCGGCAACCCCTACGCGCAGAATCCCTACGCGCAGCAGGGCCAGCAGTACGGCGCCCCGCCGCAGGCCCCGGTCACCACCGGCCGGATGACGATGGACGACGTCGTCATGCGCTCCGCCATGACGCTCGGCACCGTCACCGTCGGCGCCGTCCTGGCGTGGGCGCTGCTGCCCGTGTCGTCCACCAGCTACGGCCTCGCCATCGGCTCCGCCCTCGTGGCGTTCGTCCTGGCGATGGTGCAGTCCTTCAAGCGCAAGGCCTCGCCCGCGCTGATCCTCGGTTACGCCGCCTTCGAGGGCGTCTTCCTCGGGGTCATCAGCGAGATGTACAACGAGCGGTGGAGCGGCGCTCCCTTCCAGGCGGTCCTCGGCACCATGGCGGTGGCCGGCGCGACCCTGCTCGTCTACAAGGCGGGCTGGATCCGTGTGACCGCGCGGTACGCGCGCATCGGCATGGCCATCGCCATCGCCTTCGTGGTCGTCATGGCGGTCAACCTGCTGCTCGTCGCCTTCGGTGTGGCCGGGGACGGCGGACTGCGCAGCATGGGCCCGCTGGGCGCGATCGTCGGCATCCTGGCGATCCTCATCGGCGCGTTCTTCCTGACCCTCGACTTCAAGCAGATCGAGGACGGCATCGCGTACGGCGCGCCGCGTGAGGAGGCCTGGCTGGCCGCGTTCGGCCTGACCATGACCCTCGTGTGGATCTACGTCGAGATGCTGCGGCTGGTCGCCATCTTCAGCAGCAACGACTAG
- a CDS encoding cystathionine beta-synthase has translation MQFHDSMISLVGNTPLVRLNNVTAGIQATVLAKVEYFNPGGSVKDRIALRMIEAAEESGALKPGGTIVEPTSGNTGVGLAIVAQQKGYKCIFVCPDKVSTDKINVLRAYGAEVVVCPTAVDPEHPDSYYNVSDRLVRETPGAWKPDQYSNPHNPLSHYHSTGPELWEQTDGRITHFVAGVGTGGTISGTGRYLKDASDGKVQVVGADPEGSVYSGGSGRPYLVEGVGEDFWPTAYDRTVADEIVAVSDKDSFQMTRRLAKEEGLLVGGSCGMAVVAALRVAERLGPDDVVVVLLPDSGRGYLSKIFNDEWMADYGFLEDTGPSARVCDVLSDKAGGTIPSLVHMHPDETVGEAIEVLREYGVSQMPIVKPGAGHPDVMAAEVVGSVVERELLDALFTQRASLQDPLEKHMSAPLPQVGSGEPVGDLMSVLGTADAAIVLVEGKPTGVVSRQDLLSFLAKGGARQ, from the coding sequence GTGCAATTCCACGACTCGATGATCAGTCTCGTCGGCAACACCCCGCTGGTGAGGCTCAACAACGTGACCGCGGGCATCCAGGCGACCGTCCTGGCGAAGGTTGAGTACTTCAACCCGGGCGGATCCGTCAAGGACCGCATCGCCCTGCGCATGATCGAGGCCGCGGAGGAGAGCGGCGCCCTCAAGCCCGGCGGCACGATCGTCGAGCCCACCAGCGGAAACACCGGGGTCGGACTGGCGATCGTGGCCCAGCAGAAGGGCTACAAGTGCATCTTCGTCTGCCCTGACAAGGTCTCCACCGACAAGATCAACGTGCTGCGGGCGTACGGCGCCGAGGTCGTCGTCTGCCCGACGGCCGTCGACCCGGAGCACCCGGATTCGTACTACAACGTGTCCGACCGGCTCGTCCGTGAGACGCCCGGCGCCTGGAAGCCGGACCAGTACTCCAACCCGCACAACCCGCTCTCGCACTATCACTCCACCGGCCCCGAGCTGTGGGAGCAGACGGACGGGCGGATCACCCATTTCGTCGCGGGCGTGGGCACCGGCGGGACGATCTCCGGCACCGGGCGGTACCTGAAGGACGCGAGCGACGGCAAGGTGCAGGTCGTCGGCGCCGACCCCGAGGGGTCCGTGTACTCGGGCGGCTCCGGGCGGCCGTACCTCGTCGAGGGCGTCGGTGAGGACTTCTGGCCGACGGCGTACGACCGGACGGTCGCGGACGAGATCGTCGCCGTGTCCGACAAGGACTCCTTCCAGATGACGCGGCGGCTCGCGAAGGAGGAGGGCCTGCTCGTGGGCGGGTCCTGCGGCATGGCCGTGGTGGCCGCGCTGCGCGTGGCCGAGCGGCTCGGACCCGACGACGTCGTGGTCGTCCTGCTGCCCGACAGCGGGCGCGGCTACCTCAGCAAGATCTTCAACGACGAGTGGATGGCGGACTACGGGTTCCTGGAGGACACGGGCCCGAGCGCGCGGGTCTGCGACGTGCTGAGCGACAAGGCGGGCGGCACCATCCCCTCGCTCGTCCACATGCACCCGGACGAGACGGTCGGCGAGGCCATCGAGGTGCTGCGTGAGTACGGCGTCTCGCAGATGCCGATCGTCAAGCCGGGCGCCGGCCACCCGGACGTGATGGCCGCCGAGGTCGTCGGGTCCGTGGTCGAACGCGAGCTGCTCGACGCGCTGTTCACCCAGCGCGCCTCGCTGCAGGACCCGCTGGAGAAGCACATGTCGGCGCCTCTGCCGCAGGTCGGCTCCGGTGAGCCGGTCGGCGACCTGATGTCCGTGCTCGGCACCGCCGACGCCGCCATCGTGCTGGTCGAGGGCAAGCCCACCGGCGTGGTCAGCCGCCAGGACCTGCTGTCCTTCCTCGCCAAGGGCGGCGCCCGACAGTAG
- a CDS encoding SGNH/GDSL hydrolase family protein, whose product MTSLSRARVARRIAAGAAYGGGGIGLVGAAAIGVVLAEVQLAKRHVGNGHGQAPRANGLYGYAYATQDGPPLRLAMLGDSTAAGQGVHRPRQTPGALLASGLAAVAERPVELCNVALPGAQSDDLDRQVALALTDTARVPDICVIMIGANDVTHRMPPTRSVRHLSAAVRRLRTAGAEVVVGTCPDLGTVEQVQQPLRWLARRASRQLAAAQTIGTVEQGGRTVSLGDLLGPEFEANPRELFGPDNYHPSAEGYATAAMAVLPTVCAALGLWPAEEERPDVSRREGFLPVARAAAEAASEAGTEVTAAMPTGPRGPWALLKRRRRRRVPATDPAPTPSA is encoded by the coding sequence ATGACGAGCTTGTCGAGGGCGAGGGTGGCACGGCGGATCGCGGCGGGCGCGGCGTACGGCGGCGGCGGGATCGGTCTGGTGGGCGCCGCCGCGATCGGTGTCGTCCTGGCCGAGGTGCAGCTGGCGAAGCGCCATGTGGGCAACGGGCACGGTCAGGCGCCCCGCGCGAACGGTCTGTACGGGTACGCGTACGCGACGCAGGACGGCCCGCCGCTGCGGCTCGCGATGCTCGGTGACTCCACCGCGGCGGGGCAGGGAGTGCACCGGCCCCGCCAGACACCCGGCGCGCTGCTGGCCTCCGGGCTCGCGGCGGTGGCCGAACGCCCTGTCGAGCTCTGCAACGTCGCGCTGCCGGGCGCCCAGTCCGACGACCTCGACCGGCAGGTGGCGCTCGCCCTCACGGACACCGCGCGGGTGCCCGACATCTGCGTGATCATGATCGGCGCGAACGACGTCACCCACCGGATGCCGCCGACGCGATCCGTGCGTCACCTGTCCGCGGCGGTACGCCGGCTGCGCACCGCCGGCGCCGAGGTCGTGGTCGGCACCTGTCCCGACCTGGGCACCGTCGAGCAGGTCCAGCAGCCGCTGCGCTGGCTGGCCCGACGGGCCTCCCGGCAGCTCGCCGCCGCGCAGACCATCGGGACGGTCGAGCAGGGCGGGCGGACGGTGTCACTGGGTGATCTGCTGGGCCCCGAGTTCGAGGCGAACCCGCGCGAGCTCTTCGGTCCCGACAACTACCACCCTTCCGCCGAGGGGTACGCGACCGCGGCGATGGCGGTACTGCCCACGGTGTGCGCGGCGCTCGGCCTGTGGCCGGCCGAGGAGGAACGGCCGGACGTCTCCCGCCGCGAAGGGTTCCTGCCGGTGGCGCGGGCGGCCGCGGAGGCGGCGTCCGAGGCCGGTACGGAGGTCACGGCGGCCATGCCCACGGGGCCGCGCGGACCATGGGCCCTCCTCAAACGCCGCCGGCGCCGGCGGGTCCCCGCCACGGACCCCGCGCCGACGCCCTCGGCCTGA
- a CDS encoding LacI family DNA-binding transcriptional regulator codes for MARPNKRTTLREVAEATGLSTAAVSYALRGKHVSKETEERVRKAAAELGYEADPIARALASGRTSMVGVLAGDLQDLWQQQLMAAIGRELLAGDRYALILDAGGDPDRELVLAKQLRDQRVDALLVSPVNPSAEGWAAIADALPVVAVGDSLSAARTAGQVIFDNRAGIDAVLEYLHGLGHRRVTVLTPTRPSTPDRPADVYVGEAAERLGLRAELVPCAQELGEATVVARRLLDGPRPATAVFCFSDSLAYGVYAAAAEASLVVGRDVSVVGFDDHPVSRVLTPPLTTVDWGLSEIAAEAARLTVAAIEGKRVRRKRILCAPRMSERGSAVRV; via the coding sequence ATGGCCAGGCCCAATAAGCGCACCACCCTCCGGGAGGTGGCCGAGGCCACGGGTCTCTCCACCGCCGCCGTCTCCTACGCCCTGCGCGGCAAGCACGTCTCGAAGGAGACCGAGGAGCGGGTGCGCAAGGCCGCGGCCGAGCTCGGTTACGAGGCGGATCCCATCGCCCGCGCGCTGGCCAGCGGTCGTACCAGCATGGTCGGCGTCCTCGCGGGGGACCTTCAGGACCTGTGGCAGCAGCAGCTGATGGCGGCGATCGGCCGGGAGTTGCTGGCCGGTGACCGTTACGCGCTGATCCTGGACGCCGGCGGGGATCCCGACCGCGAGCTGGTGCTCGCCAAGCAGTTGCGTGACCAGCGGGTGGACGCGCTGCTGGTGTCGCCGGTGAACCCCTCGGCCGAGGGGTGGGCGGCGATCGCCGACGCGTTGCCGGTGGTGGCCGTCGGGGACTCGCTCAGCGCGGCCCGTACGGCGGGGCAGGTCATCTTCGACAACCGGGCCGGTATCGACGCCGTGCTGGAGTATCTGCACGGTCTCGGCCACCGCCGGGTGACGGTGCTGACGCCGACCCGGCCGAGCACGCCGGACCGGCCCGCCGACGTGTATGTGGGCGAGGCGGCCGAGCGGCTCGGGTTGCGGGCCGAACTGGTGCCGTGTGCGCAGGAGTTGGGGGAGGCGACGGTGGTGGCGCGCCGGCTGCTGGACGGGCCCCGGCCCGCGACCGCCGTGTTCTGCTTCTCCGACTCGCTGGCCTACGGGGTGTACGCGGCGGCGGCCGAGGCCTCGCTGGTGGTCGGGCGGGACGTGTCCGTGGTGGGGTTCGACGACCATCCCGTCTCGCGGGTGCTCACGCCGCCGTTGACCACGGTGGACTGGGGGTTGTCGGAGATCGCCGCGGAGGCTGCGAGGTTGACCGTCGCGGCGATCGAGGGGAAGCGGGTGCGGAGGAAGAGGATTCTCTGTGCGCCTCGGATGAGTGAACGGGGGTCGGCCGTACGGGTGTAG
- a CDS encoding amidohydrolase family protein yields the protein MPTDVHQHIWPPAFTELLRARTAPPRLDGWTLHLTGEPPYEVDPADHDLTARTALAHADGLDLALVSLSSPLGIEFLPPADAAPLLAAFHDGALALPAPFGVWASPCLSAPDPEAVERELRRGCAGLQLPATALLDAAGWERHAPLLDVLAREDKPLFVHPGAAPPTPHAPPWWPALVPYLHQMHAAWFAFRAFGRARHPRLRVCFAALAGLAPLHGERLAARGGGRGEIDFDVFYETSSYGTRAVDALVRAVGIDVVVSGSDRPYATPVVPDLGADAAVHALRTANPDRMLKGATP from the coding sequence GTGCCCACCGACGTCCACCAGCACATATGGCCGCCCGCGTTCACCGAGCTGCTGCGCGCCCGCACCGCACCCCCGCGCCTCGACGGCTGGACCCTGCATCTGACGGGCGAACCGCCCTACGAGGTCGACCCGGCCGACCACGACCTCACCGCCCGTACCGCGCTCGCCCACGCCGACGGCCTCGACCTGGCCCTGGTCTCCCTCTCCAGCCCTCTCGGCATCGAGTTCCTGCCTCCCGCCGACGCCGCGCCCCTGCTCGCCGCCTTCCACGACGGCGCGCTCGCCCTCCCCGCACCCTTCGGCGTCTGGGCCTCCCCCTGTCTGTCCGCGCCTGACCCCGAGGCGGTCGAACGGGAACTCCGCCGCGGCTGCGCCGGCCTCCAACTCCCCGCCACCGCACTGCTGGACGCGGCCGGCTGGGAGCGCCACGCACCGCTCCTCGACGTCCTGGCCCGCGAGGACAAACCGCTGTTCGTGCACCCGGGCGCGGCGCCACCGACCCCGCACGCCCCGCCCTGGTGGCCGGCGCTGGTGCCCTACCTCCACCAGATGCACGCGGCCTGGTTCGCCTTCCGCGCCTTCGGCCGCGCCCGCCACCCCCGGCTGCGTGTCTGCTTCGCCGCCCTCGCGGGCCTCGCCCCGCTGCACGGCGAGCGGCTCGCGGCCCGCGGCGGCGGGCGCGGCGAGATCGACTTCGACGTCTTCTACGAGACCTCCTCCTACGGAACCCGCGCGGTGGACGCGCTCGTCCGGGCCGTCGGCATCGACGTGGTCGTCAGCGGCAGCGACCGCCCCTACGCGACCCCCGTCGTCCCCGACCTCGGCGCGGACGCCGCCGTCCACGCCCTGCGCACCGCCAACCCCGACCGCATGCTGAAGGGAGCCACCCCATGA
- a CDS encoding ABC transporter substrate-binding protein, translating to MNRRTLLGGLFAAASVPALAACGSGITSLDNPGGGSGGGSGSSAGGLTIGTANFTENQILGYLYAGVLSAAGISAKVRPNLGSREIVVPALEGGDIDLLPEYQGSLLLYLDQKATDTEAGAMQNTLTTVLPAGLEVLPYAAAEDRDSFAVTRETADKYGLKSLADLRKANGKLVLGAAAEMKKRVVGAVGLKDRYGVEFKEFKSLDSSGPLVKGALKKGDIDVANVFTTDVDVIENGWVVLTDPLNLIPSQHIVPLIASRKADAKVRKALASLGNVLTSEELTTLNRLVDKEKKDPDEVADAWLKSKKLS from the coding sequence ATGAACCGTAGGACTCTGCTCGGGGGCCTGTTCGCCGCGGCCTCCGTCCCCGCCCTGGCCGCCTGCGGCAGCGGCATCACCTCGCTCGACAACCCGGGCGGCGGCAGCGGCGGCGGCTCCGGATCCAGCGCGGGCGGCCTGACCATCGGCACCGCCAACTTCACCGAGAACCAGATCCTCGGCTACCTGTACGCGGGTGTCCTCTCGGCCGCGGGCATCAGCGCGAAGGTCCGCCCCAACCTGGGCTCGCGCGAGATCGTCGTGCCCGCGCTGGAGGGCGGCGACATCGACCTGCTCCCCGAGTACCAGGGCAGCCTGCTCCTCTACCTGGACCAGAAGGCCACGGACACCGAGGCCGGCGCCATGCAGAACACGCTGACGACCGTGCTGCCCGCCGGCCTGGAGGTCCTGCCGTACGCGGCGGCCGAGGACCGCGACAGTTTCGCGGTCACCCGGGAGACCGCCGACAAGTACGGTCTGAAGAGCCTCGCCGACCTGCGCAAGGCCAACGGGAAGCTGGTCCTGGGCGCCGCGGCCGAGATGAAGAAGCGGGTCGTCGGCGCGGTGGGCCTCAAGGACCGCTACGGCGTCGAGTTCAAGGAGTTCAAGTCCCTCGACTCCTCCGGGCCGCTGGTCAAGGGCGCCCTGAAGAAGGGGGACATCGACGTCGCGAACGTCTTCACCACGGACGTGGACGTCATCGAGAACGGCTGGGTCGTCCTCACCGACCCGCTGAACCTGATCCCGTCCCAGCACATCGTCCCGCTCATCGCCTCCCGCAAGGCCGACGCCAAGGTCCGCAAGGCGCTGGCGTCCCTCGGCAACGTCCTCACCTCCGAGGAGCTGACCACGCTCAACCGCCTGGTGGACAAGGAGAAGAAGGACCCGGACGAGGTCGCGGACGCATGGCTGAAATCCAAGAAACTGAGCTGA
- a CDS encoding cysteine dioxygenase: MTYQALPDRTLDKRELQALVDDLATRPDRWREQVAFSDEERHYASLYRDEYVDVWLLCWTRQNDTGWHDHDISSGAVAVVQGGLNETNPRIGGSHPSVTVGAGESFCFGPEHIHRLTGATDDAVSLHAYSPPLWRLGQYDITEDGLMRRISVSYADELRPLDLPAA; this comes from the coding sequence ATGACGTACCAGGCCCTGCCGGACCGCACGCTCGACAAGCGCGAACTCCAGGCCCTCGTCGACGATCTCGCGACCCGCCCCGACCGCTGGCGCGAACAGGTCGCGTTCTCCGACGAGGAGCGGCACTACGCCTCGCTGTACCGCGACGAGTACGTCGACGTCTGGCTGCTGTGCTGGACCCGGCAGAACGACACCGGGTGGCACGACCACGACATCTCCTCGGGCGCCGTCGCCGTCGTCCAGGGCGGGCTGAACGAGACCAACCCGCGCATAGGCGGCAGCCATCCGTCCGTCACGGTCGGCGCGGGCGAGTCCTTCTGCTTCGGCCCCGAGCACATCCACCGCCTCACCGGCGCCACCGACGACGCGGTCTCGCTGCACGCGTACTCGCCGCCCCTGTGGCGGCTGGGCCAGTACGACATCACCGAGGACGGTCTGATGCGCCGGATCTCCGTCTCGTACGCGGACGAGCTGCGCCCGCTGGACCTTCCCGCCGCCTGA
- a CDS encoding 4-hydroxybenzoate 3-monooxygenase has protein sequence MRTTVGIIGAGPAGLLLARLLRNAGIDSVVLESHDRTYVERRQRAGILEQGTADVLRAAGAGERMDREGLRHDGIELRFERERHRVDFPARTGGSSVLVYAQTEVCKDLIALQLKEGGPLLFGAEALAVEGARSDRPLVRFRHEGREDVLDCDYVVGCDGFWGVARKAVPAGLSRVFERTYPFGWLGILADVAPSHDELVYARHERGFALLSMRSPAVSRLYLQVPEGTEAGAWADGEIWDELERRFETGDDWRLERGPVTSKSVTPMRSYVHEPMRYGRLFLAGDAAHIVPPTGAKGLNLAVGDVVTFARALEHLGDTGSAERLDSYSETCLRRVWQAERFSYDMTTLLHRAPGASPFEDRIQLARLRRVATSRAAETDLAEGYTGFPLE, from the coding sequence ATGCGTACCACCGTCGGGATCATCGGGGCCGGACCGGCCGGACTGCTGCTGGCGCGGCTGCTGCGCAACGCGGGGATCGACTCCGTGGTGCTGGAGAGCCACGACCGGACGTACGTGGAGCGGCGGCAGCGCGCCGGGATCCTGGAACAGGGGACCGCCGACGTCCTGCGGGCCGCAGGGGCCGGCGAGCGGATGGACCGGGAGGGGCTCAGGCACGACGGGATCGAGCTGCGCTTCGAGCGGGAACGCCACCGCGTCGACTTCCCGGCCCGCACCGGAGGCAGCTCCGTGCTGGTGTACGCCCAGACGGAGGTCTGCAAGGACCTGATCGCGCTCCAGCTGAAGGAGGGCGGCCCGCTGCTCTTCGGGGCCGAGGCGCTGGCGGTCGAGGGGGCGCGGAGCGACCGGCCCCTGGTCCGCTTCCGGCACGAGGGGCGCGAGGACGTGCTCGACTGCGACTACGTGGTCGGCTGCGACGGGTTCTGGGGCGTGGCCCGCAAGGCCGTGCCGGCCGGGCTCTCCCGCGTGTTCGAACGGACGTACCCCTTCGGCTGGCTCGGGATACTCGCCGATGTGGCGCCCTCCCACGACGAACTGGTCTACGCCCGCCACGAGCGCGGCTTCGCCCTGCTCAGCATGCGCTCGCCGGCCGTCTCCCGGCTCTATCTCCAGGTGCCCGAGGGCACGGAGGCCGGGGCCTGGGCGGACGGGGAGATCTGGGACGAGCTGGAGCGGCGTTTCGAGACCGGTGACGACTGGCGGCTGGAGCGCGGGCCGGTCACCTCGAAGTCCGTCACCCCCATGCGCAGCTACGTCCACGAGCCCATGCGGTACGGGCGGCTCTTCCTCGCCGGGGACGCCGCCCACATCGTCCCGCCGACCGGGGCCAAGGGGCTCAACCTCGCCGTCGGCGACGTCGTGACGTTCGCCCGTGCCCTCGAACACCTCGGCGACACCGGTTCGGCCGAACGCCTGGACTCCTATTCCGAGACCTGTCTGCGCCGCGTCTGGCAGGCCGAGCGGTTCTCGTACGACATGACGACCCTGCTGCACCGCGCCCCCGGCGCGAGCCCCTTCGAGGACCGCATCCAGCTCGCCCGGCTGCGCAGGGTGGCCACCTCGCGGGCGGCGGAGACGGATCTGGCGGAGGGGTACACCGGGTTTCCGCTGGAGTGA
- a CDS encoding ABC transporter ATP-binding protein: MTTTPLADRTTTVAARATELSKVYGQGETQVVALDRVSVDFRQAEFTAIMGPSGSGKSTLMHCVAGLDSFSSGSVRIGETELGSLKDKQLTKLRRDKIGFIFQAFNLLPTLTALENITLPVDIAGRKPDREWLDKVITMIGLADRLRHRPSQLSGGQQQRVAVARALASRPDIIFGDEPTGNLDSRSGAEVLGFLRNSVRELGQTVVMVTHDPVAAAYADRVVFLADGRIVDEVHGPTADSVLDRMKRFDAKGRTS; the protein is encoded by the coding sequence GTGACCACCACGCCCCTTGCCGACCGGACCACCACGGTGGCCGCCCGCGCCACGGAACTGTCCAAGGTCTACGGACAGGGCGAGACCCAGGTGGTCGCCCTCGACCGGGTCTCCGTCGACTTCCGCCAGGCCGAGTTCACCGCGATCATGGGCCCCTCGGGTTCGGGCAAGTCCACGCTGATGCACTGCGTGGCGGGTCTCGACTCGTTCTCCTCCGGCTCCGTGCGCATCGGGGAGACCGAGCTGGGCTCCCTCAAGGACAAGCAGCTCACGAAGTTGCGCCGGGACAAGATCGGCTTCATCTTCCAGGCGTTCAACCTGCTGCCCACCCTGACGGCGCTGGAGAACATCACCCTCCCGGTGGACATCGCCGGCCGCAAGCCGGACCGGGAGTGGCTGGACAAGGTCATCACGATGATCGGCCTCGCCGACCGCCTCCGCCACCGCCCCTCCCAGCTCTCCGGCGGCCAGCAGCAGCGTGTCGCCGTCGCCCGGGCGCTGGCCTCCCGGCCCGACATCATCTTCGGCGACGAGCCGACCGGGAACCTCGACTCGCGCTCGGGCGCGGAGGTGCTGGGCTTCCTGCGCAACTCGGTACGGGAGCTGGGGCAGACCGTCGTCATGGTCACCCACGACCCGGTCGCCGCCGCCTACGCCGACCGCGTGGTCTTCCTCGCCGACGGCCGCATCGTCGACGAGGTGCACGGGCCGACCGCGGACTCCGTCCTGGACCGCATGAAGCGGTTCGACGCCAAGGGCCGCACCAGCTGA
- a CDS encoding acetyl-CoA C-acetyltransferase has translation MPEAVIVSAARSPIGRAFKGSLKDIRPDDLTATIIQAALAKVPELDPKDIEDLMLGCGLPGGEQGNNLGRIVAVQMGMDHLPGCTITRYCSSSLQTSRMALHAIKAGEGDVFISAGVELVSRFTKGNSDSLPDTRNPFFAEAEARTKAVAESEGSTWHDPREDGLVPDAYIAMGQTAENLARIKGVTRQDMDEFGVRSQNLAEEAIKNGFWEREITPVTTPDGTVVSKDDGPRAGVTLEGVQGLKPVFRPDGLVTAGNCCPLNDGAAALVIMSDTKARELGLTPLARIVSTGVTGLSPEIMGLGPVEASRQALRRAGLTVDDIDLFEINEAFAAQVIPSYRDLDIPLDKLNVNGGAIAVGHPFGMTGARITGTLINSLQFHDKQFGLETMCVGGGQGMAMVIERLS, from the coding sequence ATGCCCGAAGCCGTGATCGTCTCAGCCGCCCGCTCCCCGATCGGCCGCGCCTTCAAGGGCTCCCTGAAGGACATCCGCCCCGACGACCTGACCGCCACGATCATCCAGGCCGCCCTCGCCAAGGTCCCCGAGCTGGACCCGAAGGACATCGAGGACCTGATGCTCGGCTGCGGCCTCCCCGGCGGCGAGCAGGGCAACAACCTCGGCCGCATCGTCGCCGTGCAGATGGGCATGGACCACCTCCCGGGCTGCACGATCACCCGTTACTGTTCCTCGTCCCTCCAGACCAGCCGCATGGCCCTGCACGCCATCAAGGCCGGCGAGGGCGACGTCTTCATCTCGGCCGGCGTCGAGCTGGTCTCCCGCTTCACCAAGGGCAACTCCGACTCCCTGCCCGACACGCGCAACCCCTTCTTCGCCGAGGCCGAGGCCCGCACGAAGGCCGTCGCCGAGTCCGAGGGCTCGACCTGGCACGACCCCCGCGAGGACGGCCTCGTCCCGGACGCGTACATCGCGATGGGCCAGACCGCCGAGAACCTGGCCCGGATCAAGGGCGTCACCCGCCAGGACATGGACGAGTTCGGCGTCCGCTCGCAGAACCTCGCCGAGGAAGCCATCAAGAACGGCTTCTGGGAGCGCGAGATCACCCCGGTCACGACCCCCGACGGCACGGTCGTCAGCAAGGACGACGGCCCGCGCGCCGGCGTCACCCTGGAGGGCGTGCAGGGCCTCAAGCCCGTCTTCCGCCCGGACGGACTCGTCACCGCCGGAAACTGCTGCCCGCTCAACGACGGCGCCGCCGCCCTCGTGATCATGTCCGACACGAAGGCCCGCGAGCTCGGCCTCACCCCGCTCGCCCGCATCGTGTCCACCGGTGTCACCGGCCTCTCCCCCGAGATCATGGGCCTCGGCCCGGTCGAGGCCAGCAGGCAGGCGCTGCGGCGCGCCGGCCTCACCGTCGACGACATCGACCTGTTCGAGATCAACGAGGCCTTCGCCGCCCAGGTGATCCCGTCCTACCGCGACCTGGACATCCCGCTGGACAAGCTGAACGTGAACGGCGGCGCCATCGCCGTCGGCCACCCCTTCGGCATGACCGGCGCCCGCATCACCGGCACGCTCATCAACTCCCTCCAGTTCCACGACAAGCAGTTCGGCCTGGAGACGATGTGCGTCGGCGGCGGCCAGGGCATGGCGATGGTCATCGAACGCCTCAGCTGA